The Oncorhynchus tshawytscha isolate Ot180627B linkage group LG05, Otsh_v2.0, whole genome shotgun sequence genome includes a window with the following:
- the LOC121846520 gene encoding uncharacterized protein LOC121846520 has protein sequence MIIQDLFHTENLLPPSFVDKVRQAAGVVVDEMVESVENTQEDGQGASHPDNLRSAVRKLRKIISTGTIHIFSHEFVDKVIALQDSHSTPQVLTLAAARSASDSILSRLKWGKEQCAISRKLSSQLLQIFAEETVKGFLKQWLDEYENINIDVSVQNEPSTSTCMVFPIQLNQSKPEDSDTMNQLTKVMVNKMMDALSVGSSHQMITKANAKCSFESGTSMATSDIVEGMLDLVRDSTSSTGEQIPIFKSKKSKKTMFSKICFNIKGSKKVRKDHCPQKSMEYQPQNTSPTVYFTESRTNSHGSFAPEGNDIAYSFPPEEKSHKPSLFTRMYRAITRSFSNPR, from the exons ATGATCATTCAGGACTTGTTTCACACAGAGAACTTACTTCCCCCATCCTTTGTGGACAAAGTCAGGCAAGCTGCTGGGGTGGTAGTGGACGAAATGGTGGAAAGTGTTGAGAACACACAGGAAGATGGACAGGGTGCTTCTCATCCTGACAACCTCCGATCTGCTGTTAGGAAATTGAGAAAAATCATTTCCACTGGGACCATCCACATTTTCAGTCATGAATTTGTGGATAAAGTGATAGCCCTTCAGGACAGCCACAGCACTCCACAGGTCTTAACATTGGCAGCAGCCAGAAGTGCTTCAGACTCCATTCTTTCAAGGCTGAAATGGGGAAAGGAACAATGTGCCATATCCAGGAAGCTCTCCTCTCAGCTTCTCCAGATATTTGCTGAAGAGACAGTGAAGGGCTTCCTAAAACAGTGGTTAGATGAGTATGAAAATATAAACATTGATGTTTCAGTCCAGAATGAACCAAGCACCTCTACTTGCATGGTCTTTCCTATCCAGCTCAATCAGAGCAAGCCAGAGGATAGTGACACAATGAATCAGCTCACGAAGGTCATGGTCAACAAAATGATGGATGCCTTATCAGTTGGCTCAAGTCATCAAATGATCACCAAAGCCAATGCCAAATGTTCTTTTGAGTCCGGTACCAGCATGGCCACCAGTGACATTGTAGAAGGGATGTTGGATTTGGTAAGGGATAGCACCAGCAGTACTGGAGAGCAGATCCCCATCTTCAAGTCCAAGAAAAGCAAGAAAACCATGTTCAGCAAGATATGCTTTAACATAAAG GGTTCCAAGAAAGTTAGAAAGGACCACTGTCCTCAAAAGTCTATGGAGTACCAGCCTCAGAACACTTCCCCTACTGTGTACTTTACAG AGTCGAGGACAAATTCTCATGGCTCCTTTGCTCCAGAGGGAAATGACATCGCATATTCCTTCCCACCTGAAGAGAAGAGTCACAAACCCTCCCTTTTCACCAGAATGTATAGAGCCATCACTAGAAGCTTCTCCAACCCAAGATAA